In the genome of Bubalus kerabau isolate K-KA32 ecotype Philippines breed swamp buffalo chromosome 8, PCC_UOA_SB_1v2, whole genome shotgun sequence, one region contains:
- the LOC129659117 gene encoding GTP-binding nuclear protein Ran-like: MAAQGEPQVQFKLVLVGDGGTGKTTFMKRHLTGEFEKYVATLNVEVHPLVFHTNRGLIKFNVWYTAGQEKFGGLRDGYYIEAQCAVIMFDITARVTYKNVSNWHRDLVRMCENIPIVLCGNKVDIKDRKVKANSTVFHQKKNLQYYDISAKSSYNFEKPFLWLARKPIGDPNLEFVAMPALAPPEVVMDPALAAQYEPI; this comes from the coding sequence ATGGCTGCCCAAGGAGAACCTCAAGTTCAGTTCAAACTTGTATTGGTTGGTGATGGtggtactggaaaaactacattcATGAAACGTCATCTGACTGGTGAATTTGAGAAGTATGTAGCTACCTTGAATGTTGAGGTCCATCCTCTTGTGTTCCATACCAACAGAGGACTGATTAAGTTCAATGTATGGTATACAGCTGGTCAGGAGAAATTTGGTGGACTGAGAGATGGCTATTATATAGAAGCTCAGTGTGCCGTTATAATGTTTGATATAACAGCAAGAGTTACTTACAAGAATGTGTCTAACTGGCATAGAGATCTGGTACGCATGTGTGAGAATATCCCAATTGTGTTGTGTGGCAACAAAGTGGATATTAAGGACAGAAAGGTTAAGGCAAACTCAACTGTCTTCCACCAAAAGAAGAATCTTCAGTACTATGATATTTCTGCCAAAAGTAGCTACAACTTTGAAAAGCCCTTCCTCTGGCTTGCTAGAAAACCGATTGGAGACCCTAACCTGGAGTTTGTCGCCATGCCTGCTCTTGCCCCACCAGAGGTGGTCATGGACCCAGCCTTGGCAGCACAGTATGAGCCGATTTAG